The Limanda limanda chromosome 13, fLimLim1.1, whole genome shotgun sequence genome has a window encoding:
- the prpf38b gene encoding pre-mRNA-splicing factor 38B: MANVGNQPPQQAVNKPAPGKHGNVLPLWGNEKTMNLNPMILTNVLSSPYFKVQLYELKTYHEVVDEIYFKVTHAEPWEKGSRKTAGQTGMCGGVRGVGTGGIVSTAFCLLYKLFTLKMTRKQVMGLITHTDSPYIRALGFMYIRYTQPPADLVDWYDGFLDDEEELDVKAGGGCVMTVGEMLRSFLTKLEWFSTLFPRIPVPVQKLIDQQMKARPRKVAPKETQEEEATFTGEAGRQGEKRSSRTPRRSPSPRRSPKRSPKRSPKRSPKRSPKRSPKRSPKRSPKRSRSSSHHREKERHGPSFDRELDRERDRQKKERDGRDKDKDRDRERRRSRSADRNQERRERRRSRSGSRDGRSERKDKERDGVDDRSKKKERDHHKDRGTESEKSRDKKSRGENDDRRHKEDRERRREERKAKKSSRSRSRERKHKSGEEKNRKRECSRSKEKDRDRDGEQRPHKRSRSKEKSHHQRESNNDHCKHSERRRSQSTE, encoded by the exons ATGGCTAACGTCGGGAACCAACCGCCACAACAGGCCGTGAACAAGCCTGCGCCGGGGAAACATGGGAACGTACTGCCTCTGTGGGGCAACGAGAAGACCATGAACCTCAACCCCATGATCCTCACCAACGTGCTGTCCTCGCCATATTTCAAAGTTCAGCTTTATGAGCTCAAGACGTACCACGAAGTTGTGGACGAAATCTACTTCAAG GTGACTCATGCGGAGCCTTGGGAAAAGGGAAGCAGAAAGactgcaggtcagactggaATGTGCGGAGGG GTGCGTGGAGTTGGAACCGGCGGTATCGTGTCCACTGCTTTCTGTCTCCTATACAAACTGTTCACTCTCAAGATGACTCGCAAGCAGGTCATGGGTCTGATCACCCACACAGACTCGCCATACATCCGAGCACTTGGCTTCATGTACATAAG ATACACTCAGCCCCCGGCAGATTTGGTCGACTGGTACGATGGCTTCCTGGATGATGAGGAG GAGCTGGACGTGAAGGCAGGAGGCGGCTGTGTGATGACCGTTGGAGAGATGCTGCGCTCCTTCCTGACCAAACTCGAGTGGTTCTCCACCCTCTTCCCCCGTATCCCAGTGCCCGTGCAGAAACTTATTGACCAGCAGATGAAGGCAAGACCTCGTAAGGTTGCTCCgaaggagacacaggaggaagaggccACGTTcacaggggaggcagggaggCAAGGGGAAAAACGGAGCTCCAG GACACCGAGACGATCCCCGAGTCCCAGAAGGTCTCCTAAACGATCTCCTAAACGATCGCCTAAACGCTCACCCAAACGGTCGCCTAAACGGTCGCCTAAACGGTCGCCTAAACGGTCGCCCAAACGGTCAAGGAGCAGTAGCCACCATCGCGAGAAGGAGCGCCACGGCCCCAGCTTCGACCGAGAGCTGGACAGAGAGCGTGACCggcaaaagaaagagagggatggcAGGGACAAGGATAAGGatagggacagagagagacggcgGTCCCGCAGCGCAGACCGTAACCAAGAACGACGAGAACGCAGAAGAAGTCGCAGCGGCAGTCGGGACGGAAGAAGCGAAcgcaaagacaaagaaagagacgGCGTAGATGACAGGAGCAAGAAGAAGGAAAGGGATCACCATAAAGATAGAGGCACTGAGAGTGAGAAGTCCAGGGATAAGAAGAGCAGGGGAGAGAATGACGACAGGAGGCAcaaagaggacagggagagacgCAGAGAAGAAAGGAAAGCCAAAAAGTCCAGTCGGAGTCGAAGCAGGGAAAGGAAGCACAAAAGTGGCGAGGAGAAGAACCGCAAACGAGAGTGCAGCCGgagcaaagagaaagacagggacagagatggGGAACAGCGCCCCCACAAACGTAGTCGTAGCAAAGAGAAGAGTCATCATCAGCGCGAGTCCAATAATGACCATTGTAAACATAGTGAACGCAGAAGGAGTCAGAGCACTGAGTAA
- the LOC133018053 gene encoding EEIG family member 2-like — protein sequence MSFILTKKKRFKFKVDFDLEELSSVPFVNGVLFCKVRRLDGGFAEQSTREPVQANCVHWRKRFSFMCKMSANAGTGVLDPCLCRVSVRKELKGGKTFAKLGFADLNLSEFAGSGSTTRRCLLEGYDTKNTRQDNSILKVVITTQLMSGDPCFKTPPSTAMTLGIPQAESECLLEDRKGGDVHISHSLTEIPKKSMSVPEELVVYGHSRTSSYASQQSKISGYSSNHSSLTDLSHRRSASGGSASTGIGSILEPSDQQAERLERESRSTPPVSTSCHPAPENPSTPARVLRHPVKQNSMENQLKRVDATRVDADDVIEKILQSQDFSQGFLDSSAEEEGLRLFVGPGGSTALGSQHTRVATGAFEQVVFKR from the exons ATGTCCTTCATCCTCACCAAGAAGAAGAGGTTTAAATTCAAAGTGGACTTCGACTTGGAGGAGTTGTCCTCGGTTCCCTTCGTGAATGGAGTTTTATTCTGTAAAGTCCGGCGCCTGGATGGAGGCTTCGCCGAGCAGTCGACTCG GGAGCCAGTCCAAGCCAACTGTGTGCACTGGAGGAAGAGATTCTCTTTCATGTGTAAGATGAGTGCTAATGCTGGGACAGGTGTACTGGACCCCTGTCTGTGCCGGGTGTCTGTGCGCAAG gaGTTAAAGGGTGGAAAAACATTTGCAAAG CTGGGCTTTGCTGACTTGAACCTGTCAGAGTTTGCTGGGTCTGGCAGCACGACGCGACGGTGTCTCCTTGAGGGATATGACACAAAGAACACCAGGCAGGACAACTCAATTCTCAAG GTCGTCATTACCACACAACTTATGTCCGGAGACCCCTGTTTCAAAAC TCCTCCCTCCACAGCCATGACTCTGGGAATCCCTCAGGCAGAATCAGAGTGTCTTCTTGAGGACAGAAAGGGAGGCGATGTGCACATATCCCACTCACTCACTG agATTCCAAAGAAATCCATGTCAGTCCCAGAGGAGCTGGTAGTGTATGGTCACTCTAGAACATCCAGCTATGCAAGTCAACAGTCCAAAATCTCAG GTTATAGCTCAAATCACTCCAGTTTAACAGATCTGAGCCATCGGAGGAGCGCATCAGGAGGTTCTGCCTCCACAGGCATCGGTAGCATCCTGGAACCCAGTGACCAGCAGGCTGAGAGActagagagggagagcaggtcTACTCCACCAGTCTCTACATCCTGTCACCCTGCACCTGAAAACCCCTCCACCCCCGCCAGGGTGCTAAG ACACCCTGTAAAGCAGAACTCGATGGAGAATCAGTTGAAGAGAGTCGATGCCACCAGGGTGGACGCTGATGACGTAATAGAGAAGATCCTGCAGAGCCAGGATTTCAGCCAGGGCTTCTTGGACTCCAGTGCAGAGG AAGAGGGGCTACGCTTGTTTGTTGGTCCTGGTGGGAGTACAGCCTTGGGAAGCCAGCACACAAG GGTTGCCACTGGAGCCTTTGAGCAGGTGGTGTTCAAGCGTTAG
- the LOC133017834 gene encoding mitochondrial adenyl nucleotide antiporter SLC25A24-like, whose translation MTRPDAASSPNLTMYQLLRSSLLLNAQCWDANSKRFYQDLFEKLDTNNDGKVDVAELRAGLKSMGVFRQGAAQKIVSSGDRNQDGSLDFSEFTKYLKEHEKKLRLTFKSLDRNNDGRIDASEIQQSLAELGMDISREDALKVLQSMDIDGTMMVDWNEWREHFLFYPGHNLEEIIRFWKHSSVLDIGDSLTIPDEFTEEEKSSGNWWKQLSAGAVAGAISRTGTAPLDRMKVFMQVHSTKSNTISLVGGFKRMIKEGGVSSLWRGNGINVLKIAPETAIKFMAYEQYKKLLSTEGQKIETHKRFIAGSMAGATAQTAIYPMEVLKTRLTLRKTGQFSGVFDCAKTILRKEGVKAFYKGYIPNLLGIIPYAGIDLAVYESLKNTWLSHHPKDSANPGILVLLGCATISSTCGQLTSYPLALVRTRMQAQASLDSSDQPAMVSLVKRIIAQEGFFGLYRGILPNFMKVIPAVSISYVVYEYMKTGLGISK comes from the exons ATGACCCGCCCGGACGCTGCTTCCTCACCAAACCTCACCATGTATCAGCTGCTGCGGTCGTCTTTACTACTGAACGCCCAGTGCTGGGACGCCAACAGTAAGCGGTTCTACCAGGACCTGTTCGAGAAGCTCGACACCAACAATGATGGGAAGGTGGACGTCGCGGAATTACGAGCGGGCCTCAAATCCATGGGTGTATTCCGCCAGGGTGCTGCACAG AAAATCGTCTCGTCCGGTGACCGAAACCAGGACGGGAGTCTGGACTTCAGCGAGTTCACCAAATATCTGAAGGAGCACGAGAAGAAGCTGAGGCTCACGTTCAAGAGTTTGGACCGAAACAACGATG GGCGGATTGATGCCTCAGAGATCCAGCAGAGCCTCGCAGAGCTGGGCATGGACATCAGCAGGGAGGATGCACTGAAAGTCTTGCAGAG TATGGATATTGACGGCACCATGATGGTGGACTGGAATGAGTGGAGagagcacttcctgttttaccCGGGACACAATCTGGAAGAGATCATTCGCTTCTGGAAACACTCCTCG GTGCTGGACATAGGTGACAGTCTCACCATCCCTGATGaattcacagaagaagaaaagagctCAGGAAACTGGTGGAAGCAGCTTTCTGCTGGTGCTGTGGCGGGCGCCATCTCTCGCACCGGTACCGCCCCTTTGGACAGGATGAAAGTCTTCATGCAG GTTCACTCCACTAAGAGCAACACGATAAGTTTGGTGGGAGGCTTCAAACGGATGATAAAAGAAGGAGGTGTGTCTTCACTGTGGAGAGGAAACGGAATCAATGTTTTAAAGATTGCACCCGAGACCGCAATCAAATTTATGGCATATGAACAA tatAAGAAATTGCTATCAACAGAAGGCCAAAAGATTGAGACACACAAGAGGTTCATTGCCGGCTCTATGGCTGGGGCCACAGCACAGACAGCCATCTACCCAATGGAG GTATTGAAAACTCGCCTGACGCTGAGAAAGACCGGCCAGTTTTCAGGAGTGTTCGATTGTGCCAAGACGATCCTGAGGAAGGAGGGTGTCAAGGCTTTCTACAAGGGCTACATTCCAAACCTACTGGGCATCATTCCTTACGCCGGAATAGACCTCGCTGTTTATGAG AGTCTAAAGAACACTTGGTTGTCGCACCACCCCAAAGACTCGGCTAACCCTGGAATTCTGGTGTTGCTGGGCTGCGCGACCATCTCCAGCACCTGTGGCCAGCTGACTAGCTACCCGCTCGCACTTGTACGCACACGGATGCAGGCACAAG CGTCTCTGGATTCATCAGACCAGCCGGCCATGGTTTCACTAGTAAAGAGGATCATAGCCCAAGAAGGCTTTTTCGGACTCTACCGCGGCATCCTGCCAAACTTCATGAAAGTAATTCCTGCTGTCAGCATTAGCTATGTGGTTTACGAATACATGAAGACTGGCTTAGGAATATCCAAATGA
- the prkab2 gene encoding 5'-AMP-activated protein kinase subunit beta-2, with amino-acid sequence MGNTSDRVSGDRHGAKSHRSDSSGSHKDHEPSCKMVDSTDDPNIFNTHGPESKASGEKEFTPDLDDLVKPGRQARPTVIRWAGGGKDVYIAGSFNNWNTKIPLNKSHNDFVAILDLPEGEHQYKFFVDGQWVHDPSEPVVTSQLGTINNLIQVKKSDFEVFDALQVDSLECHDTSDLSSSPPGPYGQEQYGFRTEEHFKAPPILPPHLLEVILNKDTNISCDPALLPEPNHVMLNHLYALSIKDGVMVLSATHRYKKKYVTSLLYKPI; translated from the exons ATGGGCAACACAAGCGACAGGGTGTCTGGAGATCGCCATGGAGCCAAATCTCATCGCTCCGACAGCAGTGGCAGCCACAAGGACCATGAACCCAGCTGCAAGATGGTGGACAGCACAGACGACCCGAACATCTTCAacacccatgggcctgagtccAAG gCATCAGGAGAGAAGGAATTCACCCCAGATCTGGATGACCTGGTGAAGCCTGGTCGTCAGGCTCGACCCACAGTGATCCGGTGGGCAGGGGGAGGGAAGGATGTCTACATAGCTGGTTCCTTTAATAACTGGAACACAAAGATACCGCTAAATAAGAG CCATAATGATTTTGTAGCGATTCTGGACCTGCCTGAAGGAGAACACCAGTACAAGTTTTTCGTAGATGGGCAGTGGGTCCATGATCCCTCAGAG CCTGTGGTTACCAGTCAGCTCGGCACCATCAACAACCTGATCCAGGTGAAGAAGTCCGACTTTGAGGTGTTTGACGCCCTGCAGGTGGACTCTCTGGAGTGCCACGACACATCAG ATCTGTCCAGCTCCCCTCCTGGTCCATACGGACAGGAGCAGTACGGCTTCAGAACAGAGGAGCATTTCAAAGCCCCCCCGattctccctcctcacctccttgaAGTCATACTCAACAAAGACACCAATATATCT TGTGACCCTGCCCTGCTGCCTGAGCCCAACCACGTCATGCTCAATCACCTTTATGCTCTCTCAATAAAG GATGGAGTGATGGTGCTGAGTGCGACTCACAGATACAAGAAGAAATACGTCACCTCTCTCCTTTACAAGcccatttaa